In a genomic window of Planctomicrobium piriforme:
- a CDS encoding DUF1559 domain-containing protein, with the protein MLFPTISTRAGRRRFLAFTLIELLVVIAIIAILIALLLPAVQQAREAARRSQCKNNLKQIGLALHNYHDALNCFPPSFFDGDATQTISSVANMNGLAWGTMILPYVDQAGLYNQIGTETANFCRNWQDYTNTGTPSNTTATSVPSAVRIVPAFICPSDPSGGLNTKKSNFGKSNYLAAAGTDAVGAAGATDGAFQRNVSRKVADFLDGMSNTIFISERTTRTETGTAGNCGGSPCNLQGGLWIGCRTSTAGATWNPGAEQMDVQNVGGNSTYLINGSTATWGQDWVAGSAHEGGIHMTMADGAVRFLGENTGLSVYRALMTCRNGEIVGEF; encoded by the coding sequence ATGTTGTTTCCTACAATTTCGACTCGGGCCGGCCGTCGCCGGTTCCTCGCATTCACTCTCATCGAACTGCTGGTGGTCATCGCGATCATCGCGATCCTCATCGCCCTGCTGCTCCCCGCTGTCCAGCAGGCCCGCGAGGCAGCCCGCCGCAGCCAGTGCAAGAACAACCTGAAGCAGATTGGGTTGGCTCTGCACAACTATCACGACGCCCTCAACTGCTTCCCACCGAGCTTCTTCGACGGCGACGCCACCCAGACGATCTCCAGCGTTGCCAACATGAACGGACTGGCTTGGGGAACCATGATTCTCCCTTACGTCGATCAGGCTGGTCTGTACAACCAGATTGGCACGGAAACGGCCAATTTCTGTCGTAACTGGCAGGACTACACCAATACGGGAACGCCGAGTAACACCACGGCCACTTCTGTCCCCTCTGCTGTCCGCATCGTGCCCGCCTTCATTTGCCCGTCAGATCCCTCAGGCGGTCTGAACACGAAGAAGAGCAACTTCGGGAAATCGAACTATCTCGCTGCTGCTGGAACCGACGCCGTCGGAGCAGCAGGCGCGACCGATGGCGCCTTCCAGAGAAACGTCAGCCGCAAAGTCGCCGACTTCCTCGACGGGATGAGCAACACCATTTTCATCTCCGAGCGGACCACCCGCACCGAAACCGGCACTGCCGGGAACTGCGGCGGCAGCCCTTGCAACCTGCAGGGCGGTCTGTGGATTGGTTGCCGGACTTCGACGGCCGGTGCAACCTGGAACCCAGGCGCTGAACAGATGGACGTTCAGAATGTCGGCGGCAATTCGACGTATCTCATTAACGGTTCCACCGCGACATGGGGACAGGATTGGGTCGCCGGCAGTGCTCACGAAGGCGGTATCCACATGACCATGGCCGATGGCGCTGTCCGGTTCCTCGGTGAGAACACCGGCCTGAGCGTGTATCGCGCCCTCATGACCTGCCGTAACGGCGAAATCGTCGGCGAGTTCTAA
- a CDS encoding helix-turn-helix domain-containing protein, with translation MVASSPADALLAGESSRLLASHKLGTQAGIRIQLLDNGEPAEIMTVPASALRLFVNLLTEMSHGNAVTLIPTRAELTTQQAADLLNVSRPYVVKLLDEGKIPSRTVGKFRRVRFDDLMAYKRKDDEAREKILHQLSVEAQELGMGY, from the coding sequence ATGGTCGCGTCGAGCCCCGCCGACGCGTTGCTGGCCGGGGAATCGAGCCGCCTTTTGGCTTCCCACAAGCTCGGCACGCAGGCCGGCATCCGAATTCAGTTGCTCGACAACGGAGAGCCTGCCGAAATCATGACCGTGCCCGCCTCGGCGTTACGGCTCTTCGTCAACCTGCTGACTGAAATGTCCCATGGAAACGCCGTCACCTTGATTCCCACCCGCGCCGAACTGACCACACAGCAAGCCGCAGACCTGTTGAATGTGTCGCGGCCTTATGTGGTGAAGTTGCTCGATGAAGGCAAAATTCCATCCCGCACCGTGGGGAAGTTTCGCCGCGTCCGTTTCGACGACCTGATGGCATACAAGAGAAAGGATGACGAGGCCCGAGAAAAGATACTCCACCAACTCTCCGTTGAGGCCCAGGAACTCGGAATGGGTTATTAA
- a CDS encoding FG-GAP repeat domain-containing protein, producing MGATGRNLLLVGAAVAIPIVTAWLLPRIPSVQRLPPLHFGGMSYPASPLKFERKTIGPEPVGLPLITNVQILDFDGDGKQEILACDASKSCLSVFRPSGEGVWTEEVLIEDLNAPAHVTCADVDGDGDLDIIIAILGNLYPDDSVVGRVELYEKSDKGYVRHVILDDVRRVADVQPGDFDKDGDLDLAVAVFGYARGQVLWLENRGGLKFLDHELLNAPGTIHVPVADYDGDGDLDIAACVTQDEEEIWGFENLGNGEFRSHRLWFTVNLDLGSAGLISADLDKDGDVDLILPAGDNLEDLDAYPQPYHGCYWFENTGNWKFAPRRISNLGGTYAAATADLNADGHLDVVLVSMTNDWFDPQSASVVWLENDGQQNFKTWQIDSTPIHLVTVATGDLNGDGRDDIVAGGLNMRKPFERMTRVSAWLQAP from the coding sequence ATGGGGGCCACTGGGCGCAATCTTCTGCTGGTCGGAGCGGCGGTCGCGATCCCGATTGTCACTGCCTGGTTGCTGCCGCGCATCCCTTCCGTGCAGCGACTGCCTCCCCTGCACTTTGGCGGGATGAGCTACCCGGCTTCACCCCTGAAGTTTGAGCGAAAGACGATCGGACCGGAGCCGGTGGGGCTGCCGTTGATTACCAACGTGCAGATCCTCGATTTCGACGGCGATGGAAAGCAGGAAATTCTGGCCTGCGATGCCAGCAAAAGCTGTCTGTCGGTTTTTCGCCCGTCAGGCGAGGGAGTCTGGACGGAAGAAGTGCTGATCGAAGACCTCAACGCCCCGGCGCATGTCACCTGCGCCGATGTCGACGGAGACGGCGATCTCGACATCATCATTGCGATCCTCGGCAATCTGTACCCCGATGACAGCGTGGTCGGCCGAGTCGAGTTGTATGAGAAAAGCGACAAGGGGTACGTTCGCCATGTGATTCTTGACGACGTTCGACGCGTGGCCGATGTGCAGCCCGGCGACTTCGACAAGGATGGGGATCTCGATCTGGCAGTGGCGGTGTTTGGATACGCCCGAGGTCAGGTGCTGTGGCTGGAGAACCGCGGCGGCTTGAAGTTTCTGGATCACGAACTGCTCAATGCGCCCGGCACCATTCATGTGCCTGTGGCGGATTACGACGGCGACGGCGATCTCGATATCGCAGCGTGCGTCACCCAGGATGAAGAAGAGATCTGGGGCTTTGAGAATCTCGGCAACGGCGAGTTTCGTTCACATCGGTTGTGGTTCACGGTGAACCTCGATCTGGGGAGCGCCGGCCTCATCAGTGCCGATCTCGACAAAGATGGGGACGTGGATCTCATTCTGCCTGCCGGAGACAACCTCGAAGACCTCGACGCCTATCCGCAGCCGTATCATGGCTGCTACTGGTTTGAGAACACGGGGAACTGGAAGTTCGCGCCGCGCCGGATTTCCAACCTGGGCGGCACTTATGCGGCCGCGACCGCGGATCTGAATGCGGACGGCCATCTCGATGTGGTTCTGGTGAGCATGACCAACGACTGGTTCGACCCGCAGAGCGCCAGCGTGGTGTGGCTGGAGAACGACGGACAACAGAATTTTAAAACCTGGCAGATCGACTCGACCCCAATTCATCTTGTGACGGTGGCGACAGGCGACCTGAATGGAGACGGCCGGGACGACATCGTGGCGGGCGGACTCAATATGCGGAAGCCGTTTGAACGCATGACCCGGGTTTCGGCATGGCTGCAGGCGCCGTAG
- a CDS encoding carboxypeptidase-like regulatory domain-containing protein produces MLTQTRGRLVVVAMLVAVTFVGCGGKPKGPELGEVTGIVTMDGAPLPNKTIVFASEKARPAMGTTDAEGRYTLTYAGNEKGTPVGRSTVTISTPLDHPPGPTYKDPVPAKYNTASELGAEVKPGKQEFNFDLKSK; encoded by the coding sequence TCGCGATGTTGGTCGCGGTGACATTTGTCGGGTGCGGCGGAAAGCCCAAAGGGCCAGAGCTCGGCGAAGTGACTGGTATCGTCACCATGGATGGTGCACCACTGCCCAATAAAACCATCGTCTTTGCTTCCGAGAAGGCTCGACCCGCGATGGGCACAACGGACGCAGAGGGCCGATACACGTTGACCTATGCCGGTAACGAAAAAGGAACTCCGGTCGGACGCAGCACGGTGACGATCTCAACTCCGCTCGATCACCCGCCTGGTCCGACTTACAAAGATCCGGTCCCGGCCAAATACAACACAGCGAGCGAGCTGGGTGCGGAAGTGAAACCGGGCAAGCAGGAATTCAACTTCGATCTCAAATCGAAGTAA
- a CDS encoding DUF1559 domain-containing protein, translated as MLPSNSGHSRPLRQRIAAFTLIELLVVIAIIAILIALLLPAVQQAREAARRSQCKNNLKQIGLAMHNYLDALNVFPPAYMDTINTATVTGVDNNNALGWGALILPYIDQAALYNQIGTETGGFARSWQDVGNTGTPTNTIATSVPSAVRILAAFICPSDPMGGLNTDKSNFGKSNYGVVAGLQAATAGVNDTNCAFTRGDSRRIADFIDGTSNTIFVSEKSTRNDATGLRTCGVNACAFGGGLWIGTRISTAAASWNPGVEQCDVAVFAGANTSYAINGSTADWAADWITSSAHEGGVQMLMGDGSIRFLSENTGLNVYRALVTLRGGEIIGEF; from the coding sequence ATGCTCCCCTCAAATTCGGGCCATAGTCGCCCCCTGCGTCAACGAATCGCCGCGTTTACCCTGATCGAACTCCTCGTCGTGATCGCGATTATCGCGATCCTGATTGCACTGCTGCTCCCTGCGGTGCAGCAGGCCCGCGAAGCAGCTCGCCGCAGCCAGTGCAAAAACAATCTCAAGCAGATTGGCTTGGCGATGCACAACTACCTGGACGCACTCAACGTGTTTCCCCCGGCGTACATGGACACAATTAACACGGCCACGGTCACAGGCGTCGACAACAACAATGCTCTCGGCTGGGGCGCTTTAATCCTCCCCTACATCGATCAAGCTGCCCTCTACAACCAGATCGGCACCGAAACCGGCGGCTTCGCCCGCAGTTGGCAGGATGTCGGCAACACCGGCACGCCGACAAACACCATCGCAACCTCCGTCCCGTCAGCCGTCAGGATCCTTGCAGCCTTCATCTGCCCATCAGATCCAATGGGCGGCCTGAATACCGACAAAAGCAACTTCGGCAAATCCAACTACGGCGTCGTGGCCGGGCTGCAAGCGGCCACAGCCGGCGTCAATGACACCAACTGTGCCTTCACTCGCGGCGACTCGCGACGCATCGCCGACTTCATTGACGGCACCAGTAACACCATCTTCGTCTCTGAAAAATCCACTCGTAATGACGCAACTGGTTTGCGGACATGCGGTGTGAACGCTTGCGCGTTTGGCGGCGGCCTGTGGATCGGCACACGTATCTCGACAGCTGCGGCTTCTTGGAACCCAGGCGTCGAGCAATGCGATGTCGCCGTGTTCGCCGGCGCCAATACAAGTTATGCGATCAACGGTTCCACCGCCGACTGGGCAGCCGACTGGATTACATCCAGTGCCCACGAAGGCGGCGTCCAGATGCTGATGGGAGACGGATCCATCCGCTTCCTCTCCGAAAACACTGGCCTGAACGTCTATCGTGCGCTGGTCACTCTCCGCGGCGGCGAAATCATCGGCGAATTCTAG
- a CDS encoding tetratricopeptide repeat protein, with translation MRKVTVILIVFVGVELLIAGALLVRKSFQRTPLLPQTLSDDPLFASQLQILADEAQQKGNADQWLELGQALLSHGYYDHAELAFRHAAAVAPGSQEAHFGLAFCLDRTGRMAESEPEYRRAIELNDRPNAPNKLTQYAWSAIGRNLLREEKADEAEAVFRKTARIQAHSLQLAKLMIRSGRAAEALPVIEEGLKQYPQSLEFRVLKYEAFKALNRPEDAEKVADQLERVKSSVTLNFNTDFVSAYRKRAGFDKAIEDYNRLVPTNDFDRIAAQLQKLIDEIGDLQVPVYRIARVRMSEVEMQRHKPEKIHQMVDELHAKGIADPDLLQFEGAALSMENQPGQAAELWLRAAKMAPNAGLDRELVKYFTQKGDLQQRDFFLADEAMLNGQQLYWGNQVADALPYLQKSVELNPQNAKAWFYLGQVQRVLGHQAEALNAYERCAAIDPMHGRALREIAELKKKA, from the coding sequence ATGCGTAAAGTGACCGTGATTCTGATCGTCTTCGTGGGGGTCGAACTGCTGATTGCCGGTGCGCTGCTGGTGAGGAAGTCATTCCAACGAACGCCGCTGCTGCCGCAGACGTTGTCGGACGATCCTCTCTTCGCCAGCCAGTTGCAGATTCTGGCGGACGAGGCCCAGCAGAAGGGGAACGCTGACCAGTGGCTCGAACTGGGTCAGGCGCTGCTTTCACATGGTTACTACGATCACGCCGAGCTTGCCTTCCGGCATGCCGCGGCCGTTGCCCCTGGCAGCCAGGAAGCACACTTTGGGCTGGCGTTCTGCCTCGATCGGACAGGCCGCATGGCCGAGAGCGAACCGGAATATCGCCGGGCGATTGAACTCAACGATCGCCCGAATGCTCCCAATAAATTGACGCAATATGCCTGGTCGGCAATCGGGCGGAATCTGCTACGGGAAGAAAAGGCGGACGAAGCCGAAGCGGTGTTCCGCAAAACGGCCCGTATTCAGGCTCATAGTCTGCAGCTCGCGAAGCTGATGATCCGCTCCGGAAGAGCGGCCGAGGCGCTCCCCGTCATTGAAGAGGGACTGAAGCAATATCCCCAGTCGCTGGAATTCCGGGTTCTCAAGTACGAGGCGTTCAAGGCTCTGAATCGGCCTGAGGATGCGGAAAAGGTTGCCGATCAGCTGGAGCGGGTGAAATCGAGCGTGACGCTCAATTTCAACACCGACTTCGTCAGCGCCTACCGGAAACGGGCAGGCTTCGACAAGGCGATTGAAGACTACAACCGTCTGGTTCCGACGAACGATTTCGATCGCATTGCCGCACAGCTGCAGAAACTGATCGATGAGATTGGCGACCTGCAGGTGCCGGTGTATCGCATTGCCCGAGTACGGATGTCTGAGGTCGAGATGCAGCGTCACAAGCCTGAGAAGATTCATCAGATGGTGGACGAACTGCATGCGAAAGGGATTGCGGATCCCGATCTGCTGCAATTCGAAGGGGCGGCGTTGTCGATGGAGAATCAGCCAGGCCAGGCTGCTGAATTGTGGTTGCGAGCGGCGAAGATGGCGCCGAACGCCGGACTCGATCGCGAACTGGTCAAATACTTCACCCAGAAGGGCGATCTGCAGCAGCGAGATTTCTTTCTGGCGGACGAAGCCATGCTGAATGGGCAGCAGTTGTACTGGGGAAATCAGGTCGCCGATGCGTTGCCGTATCTGCAGAAGTCGGTCGAGCTCAATCCGCAGAACGCGAAGGCCTGGTTCTATCTCGGGCAGGTTCAACGGGTGCTGGGGCATCAGGCCGAGGCGCTGAACGCGTATGAGCGGTGTGCGGCGATTGATCCCATGCATGGGCGGGCGCTGCGGGAGATTGCGGAGTTGAAGAAGAAGGCGTGA